In Malus sylvestris chromosome 16, drMalSylv7.2, whole genome shotgun sequence, the following are encoded in one genomic region:
- the LOC126607307 gene encoding VIN3-like protein 2 isoform X2, with amino-acid sequence MAGLGLDRNNSKLSMDKKREFVYEVSKWSDGASEVLQSWSRQEILQILCAEMGKERKYTGLTKLKIIEHLLKVVSEKKQGGSEDVTDLKPQSSNATGQKTTKRQRKTENPSRLHVPENSNYNNSSGSDLANTTFCKNSACRATVNREDAFCKRCSCCICHKFDDNKDPSLWLVCSSEPPFKGNSCGMSCHLECALKRESSGIGKEKGHRGLDGSFYCISCGKVNDLLGSWRKQLVIAKDTRRVDILCYRISLSHKLLKGTAKYQKLHEIVDEAMMKLQGEVGPLTGLPLKMGRGIVNRLSSGPEIQKLCAFAVESLDLVLQKATFPPLAKPNVQDPSFIAPDMVRFENVHATSLTVVLSSEYPPSEILVGYKLWHCKADVMNYPTEPTATLLFAPKTRFVVTGLTPATEYCFKVTSFNDSRHLGMCEVRFSTSTGGDEVPNCSVTQRSQSPATNYSSLSNPSSVEDETNNITPYGDQADNRADNYITFCQDTDNTVSADLSNDAVNGNSMDRGPTAADKISLLDEEHINGMIGSISKSDVIELEHKQSPDGHIVEEISTDNGSNSPARTGMECVPFGGSSEAGLPITPCKIDILTDGLGRNVRSNSSSKDLKNGSGKVEEPQDGSTSKKRSAERKDEECVANISDRDFEYYVKIIRWLECEGHLEQNFRQKFLTWYSLRATPQEVRIVKVFVDTFIGDPASLAGQLVDTFSESISSKKSSVVPNGFCMKLWH; translated from the exons ATGGCAG GACTTGGACTTGATCGAAACAACAGCAAGTTAAGTATGGATAAAAAGAGAGAGTTTGTCTATGAAGTATCAAAGTGGTCAGACGGTGCCTCTGAAGTGTTACAGTCATGGAGCCGTCAGGAGATTTTACAGATCCTATGTGCAGAAATGGGGAAAGAAAGGAAATATACTGGCTTgacaaaattgaaaataatagAACACCTTCTGAAAGTTGTGTCTGAAAAGAAACAAGGGGGAAGTGAGGATGTAACAGACCTTAAACCACAGTCATCTAATGCCACTGGCCAAAAAACTACTAAAAGGCAAAGGAAAACTGAGAATCCATCTAGACTACATGTTCCGGAGAATAGTAATTATAACAATAGTAGTGGGAGTGACCTAGCCAATACTACATTCTGCAAAAACTCAGCTTGCAGAGCTACCGTAAATCGAGAAGATGCATTTTGCAAGAGATGTTCATGTTGCATTTGTCACAAGTTTGATGACAACAAGGACCCGAGCCTTTGGTTGGTTTGCAGCTCAGAGCCGCCATTTAAGGGTAATTCATGTGGCATGTCATGCCACCTTGAGTGTGCTTTAAAACGTGAAAGTTCTGGTATTGGAAAAGAGAAAGGACATAGAGGACTGGATGGGAGCTTTTACTGTATATCTTGTGGCAAAGTGAATGATCTGCTCGG ATCCTGGCGAAAACAGCTAGTAATAGCAAAGGATACCAGGCGGGTAGACATACTGTGCTATCGTATTTCCTTGAGTCATAAGCTCCTCAAGGGGACTGCAAAGTATCAAAAACTTCATGAGATTGTGGATGAAGCCATGATGAAGCTTCAAGGTGAAGTGGGTCCGCTAACTGGCTTACCATTAAAGATGGGTCGGGGTATTGTTAACAGGCTTTCTTCTGGACCAGAGATTCAGAAACTTTGTGCATTTGCTGTGGAGTCACTGGATTTGGTGCTTCAGAAGGCAACATTTCCTCCATTGGCCAAGCCTAATGTACAAG aTCCAAGTTTTATTGCTCCGGACATGGTTAGATTTGAGAATGTCCATGCTACATCGCTCACAGTGGTTTTGAGTTCCGAATATCCTCCCTCAGAAATTTTAGTTGGTTACAAATTATGGCACTGTAAGGCTGATGTTATGAATTATCCAACAGAACCGACTGCAACACTGTTGTTTGCACCAAAGACGAGATTTGTTGTCACTGGACTGACTCCAGCTACAGAGTACTGTTTCAAAGTGACTTCGTTCAATGATTCAAGACATTTGGGCATGTGTGAAGTTCGGTTTTCCACAAGTACTGGTGGAGATGAAGTCCCTAATTGTTCAGTAACACAGAGAAGTCAGAGCCCAGCTACCAACTATAGCAGCCTTTCTAATCCTTCTTCAGTGGAAGATGAAACTAATAATATAACTCCATATGGCGATCAAGCTGATAACCGAGCAGACAACTATATTACTTTTTGCCAGGACACTGATAATACTGTCTCTGCTGATTTATCCAATGATGCTGTCAACGGCAACAGCATGGACAGAGGACCTACAGCAGCAGATAAAATTTCGTTGCTGGATGAGGAGCACATCAATGGGATGATTGGCTCCATATCCAAATCTGATGTCATAGAACTTGAGCACAAGCAATCACCAGATGGCCATATTGTTGAAGAAATCAGCACTGATAACGGTTCAAATTCCCCTGCTCGAACTGGAATGGAATGTGTCCCATTTGGTGGTAGCTCAGAGGCTGGCTTACCCATCACTCCTTGCAAAATCGACATACTTACAGATGGGCTGGGAAGGAATGTACGATCAAATTCCAGTAGCAAGGATTTAAAAAATGGAAGTGGGAAAGTAGAGGAACCCCAAGATGGCAGCACATCGAAGAAGAGAAGTGCTGAAAGGAAAGATGAGGAGTGTGTGGCAAACATCTCAGATAGGGATTTTGAGTATTACGTGAAGATTATCAGATGGTTAGAGTGCGAGGGACATCTTGAGCAGAACTTCCGGCAGAAATTTCTTACCTGGTATAGTTTGAGAGCTACACCTCAGGAGGTAAGAATTGTGAAAGTGTTTGTAGATACCTTTATAGGAGATCCTGCATCGCTTGCAGGGCAACTTGTCGACACCTTCTCAGAGAGTATTTCTAGTAAGAAATCATCTGTCGTGCCAAACGGGTTCTGCATGAAGCTTTGGCATTAA
- the LOC126607307 gene encoding VIN3-like protein 2 isoform X1, with product MAADSSHGLGLDRNNSKLSMDKKREFVYEVSKWSDGASEVLQSWSRQEILQILCAEMGKERKYTGLTKLKIIEHLLKVVSEKKQGGSEDVTDLKPQSSNATGQKTTKRQRKTENPSRLHVPENSNYNNSSGSDLANTTFCKNSACRATVNREDAFCKRCSCCICHKFDDNKDPSLWLVCSSEPPFKGNSCGMSCHLECALKRESSGIGKEKGHRGLDGSFYCISCGKVNDLLGSWRKQLVIAKDTRRVDILCYRISLSHKLLKGTAKYQKLHEIVDEAMMKLQGEVGPLTGLPLKMGRGIVNRLSSGPEIQKLCAFAVESLDLVLQKATFPPLAKPNVQDPSFIAPDMVRFENVHATSLTVVLSSEYPPSEILVGYKLWHCKADVMNYPTEPTATLLFAPKTRFVVTGLTPATEYCFKVTSFNDSRHLGMCEVRFSTSTGGDEVPNCSVTQRSQSPATNYSSLSNPSSVEDETNNITPYGDQADNRADNYITFCQDTDNTVSADLSNDAVNGNSMDRGPTAADKISLLDEEHINGMIGSISKSDVIELEHKQSPDGHIVEEISTDNGSNSPARTGMECVPFGGSSEAGLPITPCKIDILTDGLGRNVRSNSSSKDLKNGSGKVEEPQDGSTSKKRSAERKDEECVANISDRDFEYYVKIIRWLECEGHLEQNFRQKFLTWYSLRATPQEVRIVKVFVDTFIGDPASLAGQLVDTFSESISSKKSSVVPNGFCMKLWH from the exons ATGGCCGCGGATTCTTCTCACG GACTTGGACTTGATCGAAACAACAGCAAGTTAAGTATGGATAAAAAGAGAGAGTTTGTCTATGAAGTATCAAAGTGGTCAGACGGTGCCTCTGAAGTGTTACAGTCATGGAGCCGTCAGGAGATTTTACAGATCCTATGTGCAGAAATGGGGAAAGAAAGGAAATATACTGGCTTgacaaaattgaaaataatagAACACCTTCTGAAAGTTGTGTCTGAAAAGAAACAAGGGGGAAGTGAGGATGTAACAGACCTTAAACCACAGTCATCTAATGCCACTGGCCAAAAAACTACTAAAAGGCAAAGGAAAACTGAGAATCCATCTAGACTACATGTTCCGGAGAATAGTAATTATAACAATAGTAGTGGGAGTGACCTAGCCAATACTACATTCTGCAAAAACTCAGCTTGCAGAGCTACCGTAAATCGAGAAGATGCATTTTGCAAGAGATGTTCATGTTGCATTTGTCACAAGTTTGATGACAACAAGGACCCGAGCCTTTGGTTGGTTTGCAGCTCAGAGCCGCCATTTAAGGGTAATTCATGTGGCATGTCATGCCACCTTGAGTGTGCTTTAAAACGTGAAAGTTCTGGTATTGGAAAAGAGAAAGGACATAGAGGACTGGATGGGAGCTTTTACTGTATATCTTGTGGCAAAGTGAATGATCTGCTCGG ATCCTGGCGAAAACAGCTAGTAATAGCAAAGGATACCAGGCGGGTAGACATACTGTGCTATCGTATTTCCTTGAGTCATAAGCTCCTCAAGGGGACTGCAAAGTATCAAAAACTTCATGAGATTGTGGATGAAGCCATGATGAAGCTTCAAGGTGAAGTGGGTCCGCTAACTGGCTTACCATTAAAGATGGGTCGGGGTATTGTTAACAGGCTTTCTTCTGGACCAGAGATTCAGAAACTTTGTGCATTTGCTGTGGAGTCACTGGATTTGGTGCTTCAGAAGGCAACATTTCCTCCATTGGCCAAGCCTAATGTACAAG aTCCAAGTTTTATTGCTCCGGACATGGTTAGATTTGAGAATGTCCATGCTACATCGCTCACAGTGGTTTTGAGTTCCGAATATCCTCCCTCAGAAATTTTAGTTGGTTACAAATTATGGCACTGTAAGGCTGATGTTATGAATTATCCAACAGAACCGACTGCAACACTGTTGTTTGCACCAAAGACGAGATTTGTTGTCACTGGACTGACTCCAGCTACAGAGTACTGTTTCAAAGTGACTTCGTTCAATGATTCAAGACATTTGGGCATGTGTGAAGTTCGGTTTTCCACAAGTACTGGTGGAGATGAAGTCCCTAATTGTTCAGTAACACAGAGAAGTCAGAGCCCAGCTACCAACTATAGCAGCCTTTCTAATCCTTCTTCAGTGGAAGATGAAACTAATAATATAACTCCATATGGCGATCAAGCTGATAACCGAGCAGACAACTATATTACTTTTTGCCAGGACACTGATAATACTGTCTCTGCTGATTTATCCAATGATGCTGTCAACGGCAACAGCATGGACAGAGGACCTACAGCAGCAGATAAAATTTCGTTGCTGGATGAGGAGCACATCAATGGGATGATTGGCTCCATATCCAAATCTGATGTCATAGAACTTGAGCACAAGCAATCACCAGATGGCCATATTGTTGAAGAAATCAGCACTGATAACGGTTCAAATTCCCCTGCTCGAACTGGAATGGAATGTGTCCCATTTGGTGGTAGCTCAGAGGCTGGCTTACCCATCACTCCTTGCAAAATCGACATACTTACAGATGGGCTGGGAAGGAATGTACGATCAAATTCCAGTAGCAAGGATTTAAAAAATGGAAGTGGGAAAGTAGAGGAACCCCAAGATGGCAGCACATCGAAGAAGAGAAGTGCTGAAAGGAAAGATGAGGAGTGTGTGGCAAACATCTCAGATAGGGATTTTGAGTATTACGTGAAGATTATCAGATGGTTAGAGTGCGAGGGACATCTTGAGCAGAACTTCCGGCAGAAATTTCTTACCTGGTATAGTTTGAGAGCTACACCTCAGGAGGTAAGAATTGTGAAAGTGTTTGTAGATACCTTTATAGGAGATCCTGCATCGCTTGCAGGGCAACTTGTCGACACCTTCTCAGAGAGTATTTCTAGTAAGAAATCATCTGTCGTGCCAAACGGGTTCTGCATGAAGCTTTGGCATTAA